A section of the Deinococcus taeanensis genome encodes:
- a CDS encoding RNA-binding S4 domain-containing protein, producing MTGERQDTIDLQDFLKMRGMVETGGEAKFRVQGGEVRLNGEIETRRRKKLRRGDIVEYAGQRVQVDF from the coding sequence ATGACAGGAGAGCGGCAGGACACGATTGACCTTCAGGACTTCCTGAAGATGCGCGGCATGGTCGAAACGGGCGGCGAGGCGAAATTCCGCGTGCAGGGCGGCGAGGTTCGCCTGAACGGCGAGATCGAGACCCGGCGGCGCAAGAAACTGCGCCGCGGGGACATCGTGGAGTACGCCGGGCAGCGCGTGCAGGTGGACTTCTAA
- a CDS encoding Ig domain-containing protein, giving the protein MAHSRFAARQGLRVLLACTLPLGLAACGQDLTGTSASSSRDALYFNERASGLPPLYLNETYSAPIEVAGGVGPYTVRVTGGTLPPGVDLSGQTLKGKPTKSGTYSFTLEVTDSTLSSRSKTYAMTVQELPPLSLALTLPTGEIRGETRIPVTITAPRGARAARLGWDLPAGVTVTRVQPGEQGGLLFWRQQGTRLTVDLGFRAVPRTGARVALVSVKPAKAVTLSAPVLAYEARDGAGKVLAQKLFPDEQKKLDDQKAAEQKAAQPATAPAGTAPTSPAPKTDAPTPTNPPVTPPPGTPPTEPPTPGPGGGK; this is encoded by the coding sequence ATGGCACACTCCCGTTTCGCCGCCCGGCAGGGGCTGAGGGTCCTGCTGGCCTGCACCCTGCCGCTGGGCCTGGCAGCCTGCGGGCAGGACCTCACGGGCACCTCGGCCAGCAGCAGCCGCGACGCCCTGTACTTCAATGAACGCGCCAGCGGCCTGCCCCCCCTGTACCTGAACGAAACGTACAGCGCGCCCATCGAGGTCGCGGGCGGCGTCGGGCCGTACACGGTGCGGGTCACGGGCGGCACGCTGCCCCCAGGCGTGGACCTCAGCGGCCAGACCCTGAAAGGTAAACCCACCAAAAGCGGCACGTACTCGTTCACGCTGGAGGTCACCGACTCGACCCTCAGCAGCAGGAGCAAGACGTACGCCATGACCGTGCAGGAGTTGCCGCCCCTGAGTCTGGCACTCACGCTGCCCACCGGGGAGATCCGCGGGGAGACGCGCATTCCGGTGACCATCACCGCGCCGCGCGGCGCCCGCGCCGCCCGCCTGGGCTGGGACCTGCCGGCCGGCGTAACGGTCACGCGCGTGCAGCCCGGCGAACAGGGCGGCCTGCTCTTCTGGCGGCAGCAGGGCACGCGCCTCACCGTGGACCTGGGGTTCAGGGCTGTGCCGCGCACCGGCGCGCGCGTGGCGCTGGTCAGCGTGAAACCAGCGAAGGCCGTGACCCTGAGCGCCCCGGTCCTGGCGTACGAGGCGCGGGACGGCGCAGGCAAAGTCCTCGCCCAGAAGCTCTTCCCCGATGAGCAGAAAAAACTGGACGATCAGAAGGCCGCTGAACAGAAAGCCGCGCAGCCGGCCACCGCCCCGGCCGGAACGGCCCCGACTTCCCCGGCGCCGAAAACAGACGCGCCCACCCCCACCAACCCGCCTGTGACCCCGCCGCCCGGCACGCCCCCCACGGAACCGCCCACCCCGGGCCCCGGAGGCGGCAAGTGA
- a CDS encoding ComF family protein, giving the protein MSALLGALRALLPRPCPGCGAQLGTQPGLCGPCRGGLRAEVQRHSPLRAHPEPHLLTLGTYSGVRRRAVRALKFGQARDLAGVLGAALAGGVPGGWSVQVVVPVPLHPTRLRERGFNQAELLGQALADTLGVPCVDALRRTRATAQQARRHAADRDVLSGAFQAAPGRVPRGAVLLVDDVLTTGLTARACQDALLSAGASAVYMAVVAR; this is encoded by the coding sequence GTGAGTGCCCTGCTTGGCGCGCTGCGCGCCCTGCTGCCCCGCCCCTGCCCTGGCTGCGGCGCACAACTGGGCACGCAGCCGGGCCTGTGCGGCCCCTGCCGCGGCGGACTGCGGGCCGAGGTGCAGCGCCACAGTCCCCTGCGCGCCCACCCGGAGCCGCACCTGCTGACCCTGGGCACGTACAGCGGCGTGCGCCGCCGCGCGGTCCGCGCCCTGAAGTTCGGCCAGGCCCGCGACCTCGCGGGCGTGCTGGGGGCCGCGCTGGCCGGCGGGGTGCCCGGCGGGTGGTCCGTGCAGGTCGTGGTGCCGGTGCCACTGCACCCCACGCGCCTGCGGGAACGGGGGTTCAATCAGGCTGAACTGCTGGGGCAGGCCCTGGCGGATACCCTGGGCGTGCCCTGCGTGGACGCGCTGCGCCGCACGCGCGCCACCGCCCAGCAGGCCCGGCGGCACGCCGCGGACCGCGACGTCCTGAGCGGCGCGTTCCAGGCGGCGCCCGGCCGGGTCCCACGCGGCGCTGTGCTGCTCGTCGACGACGTGCTGACCACGGGCCTCACCGCCCGCGCCTGCCAGGACGCGCTGCTCTCGGCCGGAGCGAGCGCCGTGTACATGGCTGTCGTCGCCCGCTGA
- a CDS encoding DUF1684 domain-containing protein → MSAYDSALLDFRRRKDEHFAAGRGPVDAAAFDGLSYYPPDETWAFTLPLTALPQDESAEFRLETNTGEARVMARYGEVTVPLPGGERTLTVFAPLGEERPERVFVPFRDATSGQATYGAGRYLDAPLDRQLGGDGALVRLDFNLAYHPYCAYGDGWTCPLPPRENWLPDAVTAGEKLP, encoded by the coding sequence GTGAGCGCCTACGACAGCGCGCTGCTGGACTTCCGGCGCCGCAAGGACGAGCATTTCGCCGCAGGGCGCGGCCCGGTCGACGCGGCCGCGTTCGACGGGCTGAGCTACTACCCGCCCGATGAGACCTGGGCCTTCACGCTGCCGCTCACGGCGCTGCCGCAGGATGAGAGTGCGGAGTTCAGGCTGGAGACCAACACGGGCGAGGCGCGCGTCATGGCGCGGTACGGGGAAGTGACCGTTCCCCTGCCGGGCGGCGAGCGCACGCTGACGGTCTTCGCGCCGCTGGGTGAGGAGCGCCCCGAGCGGGTGTTCGTGCCGTTCCGGGACGCCACGAGCGGCCAGGCGACCTACGGCGCGGGCCGGTACCTGGACGCGCCGCTGGACCGGCAGCTGGGCGGCGACGGCGCCCTGGTGCGGCTCGATTTCAATCTGGCGTACCACCCGTACTGCGCGTACGGGGACGGCTGGACCTGTCCGCTGCCCCCGCGGGAGAACTGGCTGCCGGACGCCGTGACCGCGGGCGAGAAACTGCCCTGA
- a CDS encoding pyridoxal phosphate-dependent aminotransferase has protein sequence MTTEPLSAVQGTAAPAGVRAAVRDVPAYPFTPLDAPIKLDQNENPYDFPAELKAEALRRMTERPWNRYPDLHADELRRRIAAFEHWDDQGVVVTPGSNVLIKLLTELAGIGQTVVTVSPTFSVYTLEAQLLGAHLVQVPLNPDFSLPVQALKAELARHEPGVLYITQPHAPTGFVDAAAAVRELTEAAGDWVVVIDEAYHQYSHTDHRDLVREGGNRLSLRTFSKAWGLAGLRVGYALASPALAGQLQKLVPAFNVSLLAQAALEVALENPGYMRGRVQEGVQERERLLAALRGHPTLEALPSQANFFLLRSPDAEGTYRHLLAHGIVVRRQDRLPGLSGCLRVAVGTPAENDALLAALAERP, from the coding sequence GCCTCTCTCCGCTGTCCAGGGAACGGCCGCGCCAGCCGGCGTGCGCGCCGCCGTGCGGGACGTACCGGCCTACCCGTTCACGCCGCTGGACGCGCCCATCAAACTCGACCAGAACGAGAACCCGTACGACTTCCCGGCTGAACTGAAAGCCGAAGCGCTGCGCCGCATGACCGAACGGCCCTGGAACCGCTACCCGGACCTGCACGCCGACGAACTGCGCCGCCGCATCGCCGCGTTCGAACACTGGGATGACCAGGGCGTGGTGGTCACGCCCGGCAGCAACGTCCTGATCAAACTGCTGACCGAACTGGCCGGCATCGGGCAGACCGTCGTGACCGTCAGCCCCACGTTCAGCGTGTACACCCTCGAAGCTCAGCTGCTCGGCGCGCACCTCGTTCAGGTGCCCCTGAACCCGGACTTCAGCCTGCCGGTGCAGGCCCTGAAAGCCGAACTGGCGCGCCACGAGCCGGGCGTGCTGTACATCACGCAGCCGCACGCCCCGACCGGCTTCGTGGACGCCGCCGCCGCCGTGCGCGAGCTGACCGAAGCGGCCGGCGACTGGGTGGTCGTGATTGACGAGGCGTACCACCAGTACAGCCACACCGACCACCGCGACCTCGTGCGGGAGGGCGGCAACCGCCTGAGCCTGCGCACCTTCAGCAAGGCCTGGGGCCTGGCGGGCCTGCGTGTGGGCTACGCCCTGGCCAGCCCCGCCCTGGCCGGGCAACTGCAGAAACTCGTGCCGGCCTTCAACGTGAGCCTGCTCGCGCAGGCCGCGCTGGAAGTGGCGCTGGAAAACCCTGGCTACATGCGCGGGCGCGTGCAGGAAGGCGTGCAGGAACGCGAGCGGCTCCTGGCGGCCCTGCGCGGCCACCCCACCCTGGAGGCGCTGCCCAGCCAGGCGAACTTCTTCCTGCTGCGCAGCCCCGACGCGGAAGGCACCTACCGGCACCTGCTCGCGCACGGCATCGTGGTCCGCCGCCAGGACCGCCTGCCGGGCCTCAGCGGGTGCCTGCGCGTCGCCGTGGGCACGCCCGCCGAGAACGACGCCCTGCTCGCCGCCCTGGCCGAGCGGCCGTGA
- a CDS encoding YkgJ family cysteine cluster protein: MTAHPGPPSAAPLSAQETARFTPPAPYAPRSVLVRDCTACGACCAAPDIHALRKPLGVPCVHLGADDGCGHLCAVYATRPGVCRHYQPDWVCGEVAPLPTLDARIRRFLDIYGL; this comes from the coding sequence GTGACCGCCCACCCCGGGCCGCCGTCCGCTGCGCCGCTCAGCGCGCAGGAAACGGCCCGGTTCACGCCCCCTGCGCCCTACGCCCCGCGCAGCGTGCTCGTCCGGGACTGCACGGCCTGCGGCGCGTGCTGCGCGGCGCCGGACATTCACGCGCTGCGTAAACCCCTCGGCGTTCCCTGCGTACACCTCGGCGCAGATGACGGCTGCGGGCACCTGTGCGCGGTGTACGCCACGCGGCCCGGCGTGTGCCGCCACTACCAGCCCGACTGGGTGTGCGGCGAGGTGGCGCCCCTGCCCACTCTGGACGCCCGGATCCGGCGGTTCCTGGACATCTACGGCCTGTAG